A single genomic interval of Chitinophaga sp. 180180018-3 harbors:
- a CDS encoding zinc dependent phospholipase C family protein: MLTHTNLRIPALILFFILMIPCSQAGAWGFFAHQRINRLAVFCLPPEMMVLYKPQLEYLTIHATDPDKRRYAVAAEGARHYIDIDLFDQPPYLNIPRSWSDAVARYTADSLNRNGILPWHLEKMMAWLTAAFRERDQQRILKLSAELGHYMADAHVPLHACSNHNGQLTGQDGIHGLWESRIPELLADREYNYWAGKACYIAVPRKFIWDVISASGMAADTVLRYEKQLSGQFPVGRRYAYENRNGVLIRTYAEDYTKAYSLSMGDMVERRMKNAIAAVASAWYTAWVNAGQPSLQELAHTTPTPGEQEEAEKLQQQWMNGRLPAREE; encoded by the coding sequence ATGTTAACCCACACCAACCTGCGGATTCCCGCGCTTATCCTGTTTTTTATATTGATGATACCGTGTTCCCAGGCCGGGGCATGGGGATTTTTTGCGCATCAGCGGATCAACCGGCTGGCTGTTTTCTGCCTGCCGCCGGAGATGATGGTGCTGTATAAGCCACAGCTGGAGTATCTGACCATACACGCCACGGATCCGGATAAACGGAGATACGCCGTAGCGGCGGAAGGCGCAAGGCATTATATTGATATCGATCTGTTCGACCAGCCGCCTTACCTGAACATTCCCCGCAGCTGGTCCGATGCGGTGGCGCGTTACACGGCAGATTCATTGAACAGAAACGGTATACTTCCCTGGCATCTAGAGAAGATGATGGCATGGCTGACAGCAGCATTCCGGGAACGGGATCAGCAGCGTATACTGAAGCTGTCGGCAGAACTGGGGCATTATATGGCCGATGCACACGTGCCGTTGCATGCGTGTTCCAACCACAACGGCCAGCTGACGGGGCAGGACGGCATTCACGGATTGTGGGAATCGCGCATACCAGAGTTGTTGGCCGACCGTGAATACAACTATTGGGCGGGCAAAGCCTGTTATATTGCAGTACCCCGGAAATTTATCTGGGATGTTATCAGTGCCAGCGGAATGGCCGCTGATACGGTTTTACGCTATGAAAAACAGTTAAGCGGGCAGTTTCCGGTGGGTAGGCGCTATGCATACGAAAACCGGAATGGGGTATTGATACGTACTTACGCTGAAGACTATACGAAAGCGTATTCACTTTCGATGGGTGATATGGTAGAACGTCGGATGAAAAATGCCATAGCGGCTGTAGCATCGGCGTGGTACACCGCCTGGGTGAACGCCGGGCAGCCATCGTTGCAGGAGCTGGCTCACACCACGCCTACCCCCGGAGAGCAGGAGGAGGCAGAAAAGCTTCAGCAACAATGGATGAATGGCCGATTGCCTGCGCGGGAAGAGTAA
- the serC gene encoding 3-phosphoserine/phosphohydroxythreonine transaminase has product MERSKNEFNLNRNMKVHNFNAGPSVLPNEVLYKASKALIDFEGSGMSILEIGHRTEPFIAVMDEARNLVRELMQLDDDFEVLFLHGGATTQFMQIPMNLLESSETAAYVDTGVWSNKAIKEAKLFGFTDVVASSKESNYNHIPKQFTIPPQASYLHITTNNTIYGTQWQMTPVTDVPLIADMSSDILSRSMDFNKYSLIYAGVQKNMGAAGATMVAVRKSLLGKVSRKIPAILDYRNHIDNGSMLNTPPVFAVYISMLTLRWLKEQGGVTAIEKINEKKAALLYDEIDHNPLFRGTVVKEDRSKMNACFIMDKPEMEEEFLKFCKKEDIVGIKGHRLSGGFRVSMYNALPYESVEVMVEAMKYFSLKKA; this is encoded by the coding sequence GTGGAAAGATCAAAAAATGAATTTAATCTGAATCGCAACATGAAGGTGCATAATTTTAACGCAGGTCCTTCTGTATTACCTAACGAGGTATTGTACAAGGCCAGTAAAGCTCTTATCGACTTTGAAGGGTCGGGGATGTCTATACTGGAGATTGGTCACAGAACAGAGCCGTTTATTGCGGTAATGGACGAGGCGCGCAACCTGGTGAGGGAGCTGATGCAACTTGATGACGACTTTGAAGTCCTCTTCTTGCATGGAGGAGCCACTACTCAGTTCATGCAGATACCAATGAACCTGCTTGAAAGCAGTGAAACAGCTGCGTATGTAGACACCGGCGTATGGTCTAACAAGGCCATTAAAGAAGCAAAATTGTTTGGTTTTACCGACGTTGTAGCAAGCTCCAAGGAGAGTAATTACAATCACATCCCCAAGCAGTTTACGATCCCGCCACAGGCGAGTTATCTGCATATAACCACTAACAATACCATCTATGGTACACAGTGGCAGATGACGCCCGTTACCGACGTACCCCTGATAGCTGATATGAGTAGCGATATCCTCAGCCGCAGCATGGACTTCAACAAGTACTCGCTGATTTATGCCGGAGTACAGAAGAACATGGGCGCTGCCGGCGCTACCATGGTAGCAGTACGCAAAAGTTTGCTGGGCAAGGTAAGCCGCAAAATACCGGCTATCCTGGACTACAGAAATCACATCGACAATGGTTCCATGTTGAATACCCCGCCTGTATTTGCCGTGTATATCTCTATGCTTACACTCCGCTGGTTGAAAGAACAGGGTGGTGTTACCGCCATTGAAAAAATCAATGAGAAAAAAGCTGCGTTGCTTTACGACGAAATCGACCACAACCCGTTATTCCGTGGTACCGTGGTAAAAGAAGACCGTAGTAAAATGAACGCCTGCTTCATCATGGATAAACCAGAGATGGAAGAAGAGTTCCTGAAATTCTGCAAGAAAGAAGATATTGTAGGTATCAAAGGGCATCGCCTTTCCGGCGGATTCCGGGTATCTATGTACAATGCCCTCCCCTACGAGAGCGTAGAAGTAATGGTGGAAGCCATGAAATACTTCTCACTGAAAAAGGCATAA
- a CDS encoding glycosyltransferase, with translation MIKEQPLVSVIVPCYNREKYIEQCVMSVIHQTYPNIELVVVDDGSTDKSGQILEELAAKHGFTLVRQKNMGVCAALNNGIRGHSTGEYICYLGSDDYWKEDKIEKQVAFLEEHQDLALGFTKTTLVDSKGNMSWSYPNGEEITCDFYNLLWGNFVPSLTTMMRRDVYVAVGGFDENLVLEDWDMWLRIAYEYKYGFLDEVLAYYRIHDNNMSKDTIKMKRAEQQTLQKWRHTKAYKHVYKRWALDAMNELAPTQKKYVTTQLLLPALKYYKKKLFYTGLWKLLTKWE, from the coding sequence ATGATCAAAGAACAACCGCTGGTTTCTGTAATTGTGCCATGCTATAACCGTGAAAAATATATTGAACAGTGTGTGATGAGTGTTATTCATCAGACATATCCCAACATCGAACTTGTAGTAGTTGACGACGGCTCCACAGACAAATCCGGCCAGATATTAGAAGAACTGGCAGCCAAACATGGTTTTACCCTTGTCAGGCAGAAAAATATGGGGGTATGTGCAGCATTGAATAACGGCATCAGAGGCCATTCAACAGGTGAATATATCTGCTATCTGGGATCTGATGATTACTGGAAAGAAGACAAAATTGAGAAACAGGTTGCTTTTTTAGAAGAACACCAGGATCTGGCCCTTGGTTTTACAAAAACAACCCTTGTTGACAGCAAGGGCAATATGAGCTGGAGCTATCCGAATGGAGAGGAGATTACCTGCGACTTTTACAATTTACTCTGGGGAAATTTCGTTCCCTCCCTGACCACAATGATGAGAAGAGATGTTTATGTTGCAGTCGGTGGCTTTGATGAAAACCTGGTGCTTGAAGACTGGGACATGTGGTTAAGGATAGCATACGAATACAAATACGGCTTCCTTGATGAAGTATTGGCCTATTACAGGATTCATGACAACAATATGTCGAAGGATACCATTAAAATGAAGAGAGCAGAGCAACAGACTCTTCAGAAATGGCGGCACACAAAAGCATATAAGCATGTATATAAACGGTGGGCCCTCGATGCTATGAATGAACTGGCGCCAACACAAAAGAAATATGTTACCACACAACTGCTCCTCCCCGCTCTTAAGTATTACAAAAAGAAATTATTTTATACGGGATTATGGAAGCTGTTAACCAAATGGGAATAA
- a CDS encoding DUF1015 family protein has translation MAIIRPFNGVRPQAALAAKVAARPYDVLSSAEARAAAAGNPYSYYHVSKSEIDLPEDVDIHSQQVYDKAAENLHRMVSEGTLFQESQPAYYIYKLVMNGRAQTGLVCLSAVTDYNNGIIKKHEFTRPDKELDRINHIKTTKAQTGNVFLAYNDVPEVNALIDRWQEQQSPTYDFTAEDGIQHTIWVISSLAVVQEITSLFATKVPCTYIADGHHRAASASLVQKEFELAGKITSVENPVNYFLTTIFPASQLAILDYNRVVRDLNGMSKEALLSRLDYDFTVEEIGHLPQPPSMLHEFSMYLDGRWYRLVAREGTYTTDPIGILDVTILSANILDKLLGISDQRTDKRIDFVGGIRGLGELVKRVDSGDMKIAFALFPVTIRQLFDIADSGNVMPPKSTWFEPKLRDGLVTHLI, from the coding sequence ATGGCTATCATCAGACCCTTTAATGGCGTAAGACCTCAGGCAGCGTTGGCAGCAAAAGTAGCCGCAAGGCCGTACGACGTGCTCAGTTCCGCGGAAGCCAGAGCGGCGGCGGCAGGCAATCCTTATTCGTATTATCATGTTTCCAAATCAGAAATAGACCTGCCGGAGGACGTAGATATACACAGCCAGCAGGTATATGATAAAGCAGCGGAAAACCTGCATCGCATGGTTAGCGAGGGGACGCTGTTCCAGGAATCGCAGCCTGCCTATTATATCTATAAACTTGTTATGAACGGACGCGCGCAAACAGGGCTTGTATGCCTTTCTGCCGTTACGGACTACAATAACGGTATTATCAAAAAGCATGAGTTTACGCGGCCCGACAAAGAACTGGACCGTATCAATCATATAAAAACCACCAAAGCGCAAACAGGCAACGTATTCCTGGCATATAACGATGTACCGGAAGTAAACGCCCTGATCGACCGCTGGCAGGAACAACAGTCACCCACATACGATTTTACAGCAGAAGATGGCATACAACATACCATCTGGGTGATCAGCTCCCTTGCGGTTGTACAGGAAATAACCTCCCTGTTTGCCACGAAAGTACCTTGCACTTACATTGCCGACGGGCATCACCGGGCGGCTTCTGCCAGTCTTGTACAGAAAGAGTTTGAACTGGCAGGAAAGATCACCTCCGTTGAAAATCCGGTCAATTATTTCCTTACCACCATCTTTCCGGCCAGCCAGCTGGCGATACTGGACTATAACAGGGTGGTCAGGGATCTTAACGGTATGAGTAAAGAAGCACTGTTATCACGCCTGGACTATGATTTCACCGTGGAGGAAATAGGCCATCTGCCCCAGCCCCCCAGCATGCTCCATGAATTCAGCATGTACCTCGATGGCAGGTGGTACCGGCTGGTAGCCAGAGAAGGCACTTATACCACGGATCCGATTGGCATACTGGACGTCACTATCCTGTCGGCCAACATATTGGATAAACTCCTGGGTATCAGTGATCAGCGAACCGACAAGCGGATTGACTTTGTAGGCGGAATCAGGGGCCTTGGTGAACTGGTTAAGCGGGTCGACAGCGGCGATATGAAAATAGCGTTCGCCCTTTTCCCGGTCACAATCCGGCAGTTATTCGATATCGCCGACAGTGGTAATGTCATGCCTCCCAAAAGCACCTGGTTTGAACCGAAATTACGGGATGGCCTGGTTACTCATCTCATCTAA
- a CDS encoding tetratricopeptide repeat protein, translated as MNIRSSLLKAFFIAGILISQTVVAQDAKELYNTATGFIRTGDYSNAILVLNQALQLDPDNFELKKQLGFTYYLKGDLVKAKSVIEPLLSSKEADVQVFQIAGNIYVGREDWKTAQRMYERAIRKFPNSGELYNDNGNLQMQFKMYDAALRSWIKGIEQDPRFPGNYYNATKTYYYSNNPLWCILYGETFMNMESFTTRTAEIRNIVLESYKKLFNDPSLFESAMPDDKKGRKGGNGFVEAYKACMGKQISVVTGGIDPDALIMVRTRFLLDWFNTNAENFPYALFDFQRNLLRQGYFEAYNQWLFGPAASQSNYKGWIALHKQDYDDFLKYQRANPLKPRPDEYYNDGRFTLINSGY; from the coding sequence ATGAACATACGGTCTTCTTTATTGAAAGCATTTTTTATAGCAGGGATACTAATTTCACAGACAGTTGTTGCGCAGGATGCCAAAGAGCTATACAATACAGCCACCGGCTTCATTCGTACCGGAGATTACTCCAATGCCATACTGGTGCTGAATCAGGCATTGCAACTGGATCCTGACAATTTTGAATTGAAAAAACAGCTTGGTTTTACCTATTATCTCAAGGGAGACCTGGTAAAAGCCAAAAGCGTTATCGAACCGTTGTTAAGCAGTAAAGAAGCAGATGTACAGGTGTTCCAGATAGCAGGGAACATCTATGTTGGCAGGGAGGATTGGAAAACTGCGCAGCGTATGTATGAGCGTGCGATCAGGAAATTTCCCAACAGCGGGGAATTATACAACGACAATGGTAACCTGCAGATGCAATTCAAAATGTACGATGCTGCTTTACGCAGCTGGATCAAAGGCATAGAGCAGGATCCCAGGTTCCCGGGTAACTATTACAACGCTACCAAAACCTATTACTACAGTAATAATCCGCTTTGGTGCATATTGTATGGCGAAACCTTCATGAACATGGAGAGCTTCACCACCCGTACTGCAGAGATAAGGAATATTGTGCTGGAGTCTTATAAAAAGCTGTTCAATGATCCGTCGCTGTTCGAAAGCGCCATGCCGGATGATAAGAAAGGCAGAAAGGGTGGTAATGGATTTGTAGAGGCGTACAAGGCCTGTATGGGCAAGCAGATCAGTGTAGTTACCGGCGGCATAGATCCGGATGCACTCATCATGGTACGTACCCGATTCCTGTTAGACTGGTTTAACACCAACGCGGAGAATTTCCCATACGCTCTTTTCGATTTTCAGCGCAATCTGTTACGCCAGGGATACTTTGAGGCATATAATCAGTGGCTGTTCGGCCCTGCGGCCAGTCAGAGCAATTATAAGGGATGGATAGCGCTGCATAAACAGGATTATGATGATTTCCTGAAGTATCAACGTGCTAATCCGCTGAAGCCCAGACCAGATGAGTATTACAACGATGGCCGGTTTACGCTGATCAATTCGGGATATTAG
- the paaN gene encoding phenylacetic acid degradation protein PaaN codes for MLVNKHQNIIDNAVKANHERTFYSQYPEHPKAYGEEAHAKGVQSYQQLLGKPFRQLLQTGETGWGGEEVSPYTMEELGITYPIFLVNDLVTKAAAAGKNWAKLPVAERAGILTETLERIKDYFFDIANATMHTTGQSFMMSFQASGPHASDRALEAIATGYQELQRYPPELSWEKPMGKTSVKLYKTFKPIPKGVGLVIGCSTFPVWNSLPGIYADMVAGNPVIVKPHPRAVLPIAIVVGAIQHTLNNNGYDPHLCQLAADSSAHLITRELCEHPDVKLIDYTGGNTFGNYVESLPGKTVFTEKAGVNSVILDSVADLDPVLQNLAFSVSLYSGQMCTAPQNFFIPEQGIKTSNGIVPFNDVVQQFKDAVVNLVSNPKMGAGTLGAIQNDATLTRAKDARQLGGKVILAGAEVPNEEFAHARICAPTILEVTSADTAIYEKELFGPVVLIIKTRDTSHSIQLARQMAQKYGAITCGAYTTDAATKEIITEEMNSVFTPVSFNLTGFIWVNQHAAFSDFHVTGGNPAGNASFTNQEFIMKRFVWVGNRELAG; via the coding sequence ATGCTCGTCAACAAACACCAAAACATCATCGACAACGCCGTAAAAGCAAATCACGAAAGAACTTTCTATTCGCAGTATCCGGAGCATCCCAAAGCATACGGTGAAGAGGCCCATGCAAAGGGCGTACAGAGTTATCAGCAATTACTGGGTAAGCCTTTCAGGCAGCTGCTTCAAACCGGGGAAACCGGCTGGGGCGGCGAGGAAGTATCTCCCTACACCATGGAAGAGTTGGGTATTACCTATCCCATATTTCTGGTAAACGACCTGGTGACGAAAGCCGCAGCTGCCGGCAAAAACTGGGCTAAGCTCCCGGTAGCAGAAAGAGCTGGCATACTCACCGAAACACTCGAACGTATAAAAGATTACTTTTTTGATATTGCGAACGCCACCATGCATACTACTGGCCAGAGCTTTATGATGAGCTTTCAGGCTTCTGGTCCGCATGCCAGCGATCGTGCACTGGAGGCCATAGCCACCGGTTACCAGGAATTACAACGCTATCCGCCGGAACTATCCTGGGAAAAGCCAATGGGTAAAACCAGTGTTAAGTTGTATAAAACCTTTAAACCTATTCCTAAAGGGGTTGGCCTGGTAATCGGCTGTTCCACCTTCCCGGTATGGAATAGTTTGCCGGGTATATACGCCGATATGGTAGCTGGTAATCCGGTGATTGTAAAACCGCATCCGCGGGCGGTATTGCCTATTGCTATTGTAGTAGGGGCCATCCAGCATACCCTGAACAACAACGGCTATGATCCGCATCTCTGCCAGCTTGCAGCCGACAGCTCAGCACACCTGATTACCAGAGAACTTTGTGAGCATCCGGATGTAAAGCTGATCGATTATACCGGCGGTAATACTTTTGGTAATTATGTAGAGTCGCTTCCGGGCAAAACAGTATTTACTGAAAAAGCGGGAGTAAACTCAGTTATCCTCGACAGTGTTGCCGACCTGGATCCTGTTTTGCAGAATCTTGCGTTTTCTGTTAGTTTATATTCCGGGCAGATGTGTACTGCACCACAAAATTTCTTTATCCCCGAGCAGGGTATTAAGACGTCGAATGGCATTGTGCCCTTCAACGATGTGGTACAGCAATTTAAAGATGCAGTTGTAAACCTGGTCAGCAATCCCAAAATGGGCGCAGGCACGCTGGGCGCCATTCAGAACGACGCCACACTAACCCGTGCAAAAGATGCCCGGCAACTGGGAGGCAAAGTGATCCTTGCAGGAGCGGAGGTACCCAATGAAGAATTTGCCCATGCGCGCATTTGCGCACCCACTATATTGGAAGTAACCAGTGCGGATACCGCGATCTATGAGAAGGAGTTATTCGGCCCGGTAGTGCTGATCATTAAAACAAGGGATACCAGCCATAGTATACAACTGGCCCGGCAGATGGCTCAGAAATATGGCGCTATCACCTGCGGTGCATATACCACAGATGCGGCAACAAAAGAAATAATAACGGAAGAAATGAATAGTGTGTTTACCCCGGTGTCGTTTAATCTTACAGGATTTATCTGGGTAAACCAGCATGCTGCTTTTTCCGATTTTCACGTTACCGGAGGCAATCCTGCCGGGAACGCCAGCTTTACCAATCAGGAGTTCATTATGAAACGCTTTGTTTGGGTAGGCAACCGGGAACTGGCGGGCTAG
- a CDS encoding YceI family protein — protein MKKGLYIIAVLFSGVTACEQAPKADKARITEAQTVQAGTGNAYQPDTAVSVVEWIGTKPTGKHHGSLKLAGGALYVKDTVITGGQFIINMHSLRDIDLAGDTIMQHKLETELKGEMFFDVNKYPAATFEITKVAPFHPAVGDELTLKDATHIINGNLTLKSVTKNISFPAKVTINNKTINAVANFNIDRTQWGITYRADKSLQDKLINSQVNISFHITAIR, from the coding sequence ATGAAAAAAGGGTTGTACATCATTGCGGTGTTGTTTTCAGGCGTCACAGCCTGTGAACAGGCACCTAAAGCCGACAAGGCCAGGATAACTGAAGCACAAACTGTGCAGGCGGGCACCGGCAATGCATATCAGCCCGATACGGCAGTTAGCGTAGTAGAGTGGATAGGCACCAAACCAACAGGCAAACATCATGGCAGCCTGAAACTAGCCGGAGGCGCGCTCTATGTGAAAGATACAGTTATCACTGGCGGCCAGTTTATCATCAACATGCATTCGCTCCGGGATATAGATCTGGCTGGTGATACCATCATGCAACATAAGCTGGAGACTGAGCTGAAAGGAGAAATGTTCTTTGATGTCAATAAATATCCTGCTGCCACTTTCGAGATCACCAAAGTAGCGCCCTTTCATCCGGCGGTGGGCGACGAACTTACGTTAAAAGACGCCACGCATATTATCAATGGGAATCTTACCTTAAAATCCGTCACCAAAAATATTTCATTCCCTGCGAAAGTGACGATTAACAACAAGACTATCAATGCCGTAGCTAATTTCAATATAGACCGCACCCAATGGGGCATTACGTATCGGGCAGATAAGTCGTTACAGGATAAGCTCATCAACTCTCAGGTAAATATTTCATTCCATATCACAGCCATCCGTTAG
- a CDS encoding 2TM domain-containing protein — METKQERDDRLWRIAKARAGFKSHLIIYLVINLGLWAVWFLTDSDKSHSTPWPVWPTLVWGILLAFLYFNCYHGDDTLGNMRG; from the coding sequence ATGGAAACTAAACAGGAAAGGGACGACCGACTTTGGCGGATAGCCAAGGCCAGGGCGGGTTTTAAATCCCATCTCATCATCTACCTCGTTATCAACCTGGGATTATGGGCTGTTTGGTTTCTGACGGATAGTGATAAATCTCACAGTACCCCCTGGCCGGTATGGCCGACACTTGTATGGGGTATACTGCTGGCATTTCTCTACTTCAATTGCTATCATGGAGATGATACATTGGGGAATATGAGAGGCTGA
- a CDS encoding long-chain fatty acid--CoA ligase has protein sequence MTDQPQRLFDVIAHQLANYPKEDMLAGKEKGEWRKYSTKEVADITLRLGAGLLKLGIRAGIRHNEEKDKIAIISPNRPEWILTDLACQQLGAVLTPIYPTISEHELSFVLNDAEARILFVSDKDLLDKVNAMRDKFPTIREIFTFNQVPGARHWTEVLELANEADFAGIEAIKQQISPDELATIIYTSGTTGTPKGVMLTHHNIMSNVLTCQPYLPVNKDAKALSFLPLNHIFEKMVTYLFLAAGVPIYYAENMDTIADNLKEVKPTIFTTVPRLLEKVYEKIMATGLELKGIKRALFFWAVNLGKQYEINKNQGTWYNIQLKLANKLIFSKWRAALGGNIQAIVSGAAACQLRLLKIFTAGGIPVMEGYGLTETSPVISVNRYNITDRMFGSVGPIIDGIEVKIAEDGEILCKGPNITIGYYKRPDLTAEAIRDGWFHTGDIGMIIDHKFLKITDRKKELFKTSGGKFVAPQPIENKFKESPYIEQIMVVGEDRKFTAALIVPSFSNLRSWAQKRGISAGSNEELLSNVEVQDLFKQAVDKYNQFFNHIEQIKKYVLLPHEWTVDAGELTPTLKVKRKVLLEKFKKEIDGIYAPAAGKVDIESL, from the coding sequence ATGACAGACCAACCGCAGCGACTATTTGATGTGATTGCTCACCAGCTGGCTAACTATCCAAAGGAAGATATGTTAGCAGGCAAGGAAAAAGGAGAATGGAGAAAATACAGTACCAAAGAGGTCGCAGATATCACGCTCAGATTGGGCGCCGGATTGCTCAAACTTGGGATCAGAGCAGGCATCCGGCATAATGAAGAAAAAGACAAAATAGCGATTATCTCACCTAACCGGCCTGAGTGGATCCTGACGGACCTGGCCTGCCAGCAGCTGGGAGCGGTGCTTACACCGATATATCCTACGATCAGCGAACACGAACTGTCCTTTGTATTGAACGATGCAGAAGCCCGTATCCTCTTTGTAAGTGATAAAGATCTGCTGGACAAAGTGAACGCCATGCGGGACAAGTTTCCTACCATAAGGGAGATCTTTACCTTCAATCAGGTGCCCGGGGCCCGGCACTGGACAGAAGTACTGGAGTTGGCCAATGAAGCTGATTTTGCCGGGATAGAAGCCATTAAACAGCAGATATCTCCTGATGAACTGGCCACCATCATCTATACATCAGGTACGACGGGTACTCCTAAGGGCGTGATGCTGACGCATCATAACATCATGTCGAATGTACTGACCTGCCAGCCGTACCTGCCGGTTAATAAAGATGCTAAGGCACTCAGTTTTCTGCCGTTGAATCATATTTTCGAAAAAATGGTGACCTATCTGTTTCTCGCTGCAGGGGTGCCCATTTACTATGCAGAAAACATGGATACCATTGCAGATAATCTGAAAGAAGTAAAACCCACCATATTCACCACTGTACCGCGCTTATTGGAAAAGGTATACGAAAAGATCATGGCTACAGGGCTGGAGCTGAAGGGAATTAAGCGGGCACTTTTTTTCTGGGCGGTGAACCTGGGTAAGCAATACGAAATCAACAAAAATCAGGGCACCTGGTACAACATCCAGCTAAAACTGGCTAACAAACTGATATTCAGCAAGTGGCGTGCTGCATTGGGAGGTAATATACAAGCCATTGTCAGCGGGGCAGCAGCCTGCCAGCTGCGTCTGCTCAAAATATTTACTGCAGGTGGCATCCCGGTGATGGAAGGCTACGGCCTTACAGAAACATCGCCGGTAATTAGTGTAAACCGGTACAATATAACGGACCGGATGTTCGGGAGTGTAGGCCCTATAATAGACGGTATTGAAGTAAAGATTGCAGAAGACGGTGAGATTCTTTGCAAGGGCCCGAATATTACCATTGGCTACTATAAGCGCCCCGATCTGACGGCAGAAGCCATCAGGGATGGCTGGTTTCATACAGGTGATATCGGAATGATCATCGACCATAAATTCCTGAAAATCACAGACCGTAAGAAGGAGCTGTTCAAGACCTCAGGCGGTAAATTTGTGGCCCCGCAGCCGATTGAGAACAAATTCAAGGAGTCGCCTTACATAGAGCAGATCATGGTGGTGGGAGAAGATCGTAAATTCACGGCAGCCCTGATAGTACCATCATTCAGTAACCTGCGCAGCTGGGCGCAGAAAAGGGGAATATCAGCCGGGTCTAATGAAGAGCTCCTCAGTAATGTGGAAGTACAGGATCTTTTCAAACAGGCGGTCGACAAGTACAATCAGTTCTTCAATCATATAGAGCAGATAAAAAAATATGTACTACTGCCTCACGAATGGACGGTTGACGCCGGAGAACTGACGCCTACGCTGAAAGTTAAGCGGAAAGTACTTTTGGAGAAATTTAAGAAGGAAATAGATGGTATTTACGCTCCTGCAGCAGGGAAAGTAGATATAGAAAGTCTTTAA